Proteins found in one Homalodisca vitripennis isolate AUS2020 unplaced genomic scaffold, UT_GWSS_2.1 ScUCBcl_1739;HRSCAF=5737, whole genome shotgun sequence genomic segment:
- the LOC124371608 gene encoding uncharacterized protein LOC124371608, producing the protein MGLCRGSGQTPELPDPAWRSYIKLPLSWTGRCPFFVCKPGSGVFSDTKLPKLGMDDIQMVEETIAPFILSAPLPDLKTITQLIASKSITNLYQLHDWRMGKLQLLVRSVA; encoded by the exons ATGGGTTTATGCAGAGGAAGTGGGCAGACGCCAGAACTTCCAGACCCTGCATGGAGGTCATATATTAAATTACCTCTTTCCTGGACTGGAAGATGTCCCTTCTTTGTTTGCAAGCCAGGCTCCGGAGTGTTCTCTGACACCAAACTGCCCAAG CTGGGAATGGATGACATACAGATGGTGGAAGAGACAATTGCACCTTTCATCCTGTCAGCTCCTTTGCCTGACTTGAAAACCATTACCCAACTAATTGCGTCAAAATCTATAACCAacctataccaattacatg ACTGGAGGATGGGAAAACTACAGCTGTTAGTGCGCAGTGTTGCTTAA